GGCATCGACGATCATCGTGCGCGATGGCAAGGTTTCAGAAATCCGCGCAGGCCATGGCAATGCACCTGCAGGTGCGCGGCTGGTCGACTTGCGCGACAAATTTGTTCTGCCGGGGCTGATCGACAGCCATGTTCATCTTGATAGCGATGCCGGCGGCAATGCGGCGCTGGTAGAAGCGGTGACGAGCAGCGATGCCGCGACCGCTTACCGTGCAGCGGGCAATGCCAGAAAGACGCTGATGGCGGGCTTCACCACGGTGCGTAATCTGGGCGATGGCACCGGCGCGACGCTGGCGCTGCGCGATGCCATTGCAGCAGGCGATCTGCCCGGGCCGCGTATCATCGACGCCGGGCGCTCAATTTCCACCACCAGCGGCCATATGGATGGCACGCTGAGCATGAGCGAGGATCTGCACGCCAGCATCGATCAGGATAATCTGTGCGACGGCGTCGAAAGCTGCCGTCAGGCCATCCGCAAGCAGATCCGCCGCGGAGTAGATGTGATCAAGATTGCGACGACCGGCGGGGTCAACAGCCGGATCGGCGCGGGGCTGGGCCGCCAGATTTTTGACGATGAGGTCAAGGCGCTCGTTGATACCGCGCATCTATATGGCAAGAAGGTTGCCGTGCATGCCCATGGCACCGATGGCGTCAACGCTGCGCTTGCAGCAGGGGCCAATTCGATCGAACATGGAACGACGCTGGATGATGCCAGCCTGAAGCTGTTCAAGCAGGCCGGGGCCTATTATGTGCCGACGCTCTCGACGGTGAACGGTTATCTTGAACGGCTTGCGGCCAACCCCAATGCCTATCCGCCCGATGTTCTTGCCAAGGTCAAATGGCGGATCGAAGTGACGGGCAAAAGCCTTGAAAAGGCCTATCCTGCAGGCGTGAAGATCGCCTTTGGCACTGATGCCGGCGTGTCAAAGCATGGCCGCAATGCCGACGAGTTTGAACTGATGGTTAAGCATGGCATGTCGCCCGCCGCTGCCATTGAAGCGGCCACGGTGAATGCGTCACAGTTGCTGGGTGTTGATGCCGAAGTCGGCACGCTGGAGCCCGGCAAGGCCGCCGATATCATTGCCGTTGCAGGTGATCCGACCCGCGATGTGACCGTGCTGAAATCGGTGCGTTTCGTGATGAAAAATGGCGTCATCCATAAGGATGAACGCTAGACCGGGGCGTCAGCCGACGCCGCAGGAGGTGCAGTCGGTATCCTTTGGCAGGCTGATCGTCCGCATGGCGGGCTTCAGCCCGTCAAAGATATGCAGCTTGCCCTTGGCATCATCGCCAAAGCCGGTGAGCAGGCGGATCGCCTCCATTGCGGCAAAACTGCCCATCAGGCCGCACATCGCGCCGAGCACGCCTTGCGTCGCGCAATCGTCGCAATCATCGGGATCATGCGCGTCGCCGACAAAACAGCGATAGCAGGGCGCATCGGCTTCCCATCCGCTGAAGGTGCCAATTTGCCCGTGAAAGCGGCCTATTGCTGCGCTAACTAGCGGAACACGTGCAGCCAGGCACAGGTCATTGACGATCAACCGCGTGCCAAAGGTGTCGCTGCCATCGATCACAATATCGACCCCGTTCAGGAAATCGGATGAAGTATCGGCACTAATACGCTGATTAAGAGCATGGAATTTTATATCGGGGTTCAATCGTGCAACAGCGGCCTGTGCCGCATCAACCTTTGCCATGCCGATTTGGGCGTCGTCATATAATATCTGGCGTTGGAGGTTGGATAGAGAGACAACATCGTCATCCACGACGCTGATTGTGCCAACGCCCGCCGCCGCGAGATATTGGATGGCAGGGCAACCGATGCCGCCCGCGCCGACAAGCAGCACATGGCTGCCCAGCAGCCTTGCCTGGCCCGCGCCGCCAATATCATGGAGCACGATATGGCGGGCGTAGCGATCCAGTTGGTCGTCGCTGAGCGTCATACCCCTGTTGAGCCAAAACCGCCCGCGCCGCGCGCCGTATCGTCGAGTGCGTCAACCTCGACAATCGCTGCCTGCGGGGCTGCGGCTACGACCAACTGGGCGATGCGGTCTCCCCGTTCGAACTGGACATCTTCATCGCCCAAATTCGCAAGAATCACCTTCACTTCGCCGCGATAATCGCAATCGATCGTTCCGGGCGTGTTGAGGCAGGTAATGCCATGCTTCAGCGCAAGGCCGGAACGCGGACGAACCTGTATTTCAAAGCCATGCGGTATCCCGAAGGCAAAGCCTGTAGGCACTGCGGCGCGCTTACCGGGTTTCAAGGTAACAGCCTCGGCTGCGCAAATGTCCATACCGGCCGCACCTTCGCTGGCGTACACAGGCAGGGGCAGGCCAGCACCATTGTTCAGCCGCTTGATCCTGATTTCAACCTTGTCCGAGGGCATGGGCGATCTTCTCCATCAATTTGCGGGCAATGGCGTCCTTGGGGGCATCGCCCCAACTTTCGACGCCGTCGCGGGTCACGATATGCACGGCATTGTTGGCGCCGCCCATGACATCGCCCGACACATCATTGGCAACGATCCAGTCGCAGCCTTTTTTGCCAAGCTTTGCCTGCGCATGCTCGACGACCTTTTCGGTCTCTGCGGCGAAACCGATAAGCAAACCGGGCCGCTGCGCATGTTGGCCCAATGTAGCAAGAATGTCGGGATTTTCGGTAAGGGCGAGGGGAGGGACGCCCTGACCGTCTTTCTTGATCTTTTGATCAGGCACATCGGCGGCCCGCCAATCGGCGACTGCCGCAACCATGATCGCAACATCGGCGGGAAGTGAATTTTCTACCGCGGCCAGCATTTCGCGCGCGCTTTCCACATCAATGCGTATCACGCCCGGGGGCGTTTCAAGCTGCACCGGCCCTGCAACCAGCGTCACTGTCGCGCCCAGTTCGGCGGCGGCCTGTGCAATCGCAAAACCCTGTTTGCCAGAGGAGCGGTTGGCGATGTAGCGCACCGGATCGATCGCCTCATGCGTCGGCCCTGCCGTCACGAGCACATGCCGGCCATAAAGCGGGCGGTGGCTGATGTCGGCAAAATCGGGCTGTGCAGAAAGCGAGGCTGAAGCAGATTTGGTTGTCGGCGCCCGGCCTGCCGTCAGCGTTGAGTCAAAGTCATGGCGGAGCATCGCGCAAATATGCTCTGCAATGGCAGGCGGTTCTGGAAGCCGTCCGGGACCATATTCCCCGCAGGCCATGGCGCCTTCATCAGGGGGCATGATCGTCACGCCATCCTTTTGCAATTGCGCCAGATTGCGCTGCGTGGCCGGGTGGTTCCACATGCGAACATTCATCGCCGGAACTGCCAGAACCGGCTTGTCGGTTGCCAGCAAGACGGTCGTCGCCAGATCATCGGCAATGCCCGATGCCATCTTGGCCAAGATATTTGCGGTGGCGGGACAGATAACGACCAGATCGGCCTGACGGCTGAGCTGGATATGGCCGATTTCGCGTTCGTCTTTCAGGTCGAACATATCGCCATAGACCTGATCTTCGGTCATCACGCCCATGGACAGCGGCGTCACAAATTCGTTCGCGCTTTTCGTCATAACCGCGCGCACGGCAAGACCTTGCCGTTTGAGCAGGCGGACAAGTTCCAGCGACTTGTAAGCGGCTATCCCGCCCGCGACGATAAGAAGGATGCGCTTCTGGGCCATCCCTTTATCCTAGCGCCCACATGGCCGCTGCGCCAGCGGCCGCTGCAATCAGGGCGGTCAACGCAAGGCGCCAGCCATTGGCGTCGCTTCGCCGTCTGTCCCAGATCAGTTCAATTTCGGGCAGCGGCGGCGGCGGCGGAGCACCGCCCTTACGGGGCAATTGATCGTCGAGGCGCTTGATAAGGTCAGGGATAAGCGCGAGCGTTTTAAATCGATCGCGCAGGCCATCGGCAATCGCAGCTTCGGGGCCAAGTTCGCCGCGGATCCAATCGCCGACATAGGGTGCGGCCACATCCCACATGTTGATCGCCGGGTTCAGGCTGGTTGCGACGCCTTCGACCATCACCATGGTCTTTTGCAGCAGCAAGAGGTGCGGCTGGGTCTGCATGTCGAAATCGCGGGTGATCGCAAACAGGCTGTCGAGCATCTGCCCGACCGAAAGCTCGCTGACGGGCTTGCCGCGCGTTGGTTCACCCACGGCGCGCAGTGCGGTCGCGAATTCGTCGACATTGTGATAGTCGGGCACATAGCGTGCCTCGAAATGGATTTCGGCGACACGGCGATAATTGCCGGTTGTCAGGCCATAGAGGATTTCGGCAAGCCACAGCCGCGCCTGCCGGTCGATCCGTCCCATGATACCGAAATCGATCGCGACGATACTGCCGTCAGGGCGGACGAACAAATTCCCCTGATGCATGTCGGCATGGAAAAAGCCTTCGGAAATCGCCTGACGCAGGAAGGTGAGCACAAGCCGCTCGGCTATTTTGGCCCGATCATGCCCTGCGGCCTCGATCGCGGCGACATCGGAAATCTTGATCCCGTCAACCCATTCGAGTGTCATCACCCGGCCGGAGGAGCGGTCCCAGTCGATTGCGGGGATATAATAGCCCTCGACTGCCGTCATCGCCTCCTTGAGTTCGGACGCGGAGGCGGCCTCACGCCGCAGGTCCAACTCGCGCAAGGACCAGCGCTTGAAATTGGCGATCACCAGTTGCGGTCGCAGCCGGGCCGCTTCACCGCCCATGGCTTCAAGATGGGCCGCCGCCCATTCATAGGTTTCAATGTCGCGGGCAAACTGTTCGCGAATGCCGGGGCGCAAGACTTTTACGGCGACTTCGCGGCCGTCGCTGGTGCGCGCACGATGCACCTGGGCAATCGATGCGGCACCGACCGGATCCGGATCGATATGCTCGAACAGTTCGGCAGCCGGCCTGTTCAGGCTCTGGTCGATTTCCTCGTAAATACGGTCATATTTTTCGGGCGGCAGCGAATCCTGCAGCGTCAGCAGATTACGTACAGCATCCTCGCCGACAAGATCGGGGCGGGTGGCCAATGTCTGCCCCAGTTTAATCGCAGCAGGCCCGATTTCGCGAAAGGCACCCGCATAATCCGGAACGCGCGGTTGGATCGTGCCGATGCGGGCAATGCGGCACAGACGCTTGACCTGGGGTGGGGTGTTGCGATCATTCTCTATGCCGCGCAGCGCGCCATGGCGTGCGAGAATGCGGCCCCATTTTAACAGGCGAAGGATGTGCGTGGTCGGGCGGGTCATGTGCGGTGGATCACACCTTCCATCCGCTATGGATGGCAACCAGCCCGCCGAGGATCGGTTCGACCTTGGTCTGCACGAAACCGGCCTCTCCGATCATGCGCTGGAAAGTCGGCATGTCGGGGAATTTGCGGATCGATTCGGCCAGGTAACGATAGCTTTCTTCGTCACCGGCGATCATCTTGCCCATCTTGGGAAGCAAGTGGTGCGAATAGACGTCATAGACCTTTGACAGCCCAGGCCATTCGACGGTCGAAAATTCCAGGCAGAAAAAACGTCCGCCAAAACGCAGCACGCGGTGCGCTTCGCGCAGGGCGGCAGGAATGTCGGTGACGTTCCGGATCCCGAACGCAATTGTATAGGCATCAAAATGGCGATCGGGAAAGGTCAGTGTCTCGGCATTTTGTTCGCTCCAGACGAGCGTATCAATGCCGCGTTCAACTGCGCGTTCCATGCCGACAGAGAGCATGTCCGGGTTGATGT
This portion of the Sphingobium sp. genome encodes:
- a CDS encoding amidohydrolase family protein, which codes for MKKLAFLLVGTAMAVSAAQAEDVVAIEAGQLLDKPGNAPRGASTIIVRDGKVSEIRAGHGNAPAGARLVDLRDKFVLPGLIDSHVHLDSDAGGNAALVEAVTSSDAATAYRAAGNARKTLMAGFTTVRNLGDGTGATLALRDAIAAGDLPGPRIIDAGRSISTTSGHMDGTLSMSEDLHASIDQDNLCDGVESCRQAIRKQIRRGVDVIKIATTGGVNSRIGAGLGRQIFDDEVKALVDTAHLYGKKVAVHAHGTDGVNAALAAGANSIEHGTTLDDASLKLFKQAGAYYVPTLSTVNGYLERLAANPNAYPPDVLAKVKWRIEVTGKSLEKAYPAGVKIAFGTDAGVSKHGRNADEFELMVKHGMSPAAAIEAATVNASQLLGVDAEVGTLEPGKAADIIAVAGDPTRDVTVLKSVRFVMKNGVIHKDER
- the dut gene encoding dUTP diphosphatase; the protein is MPSDKVEIRIKRLNNGAGLPLPVYASEGAAGMDICAAEAVTLKPGKRAAVPTGFAFGIPHGFEIQVRPRSGLALKHGITCLNTPGTIDCDYRGEVKVILANLGDEDVQFERGDRIAQLVVAAAPQAAIVEVDALDDTARGAGGFGSTGV
- the ubiB gene encoding 2-polyprenylphenol 6-hydroxylase, which codes for MTRPTTHILRLLKWGRILARHGALRGIENDRNTPPQVKRLCRIARIGTIQPRVPDYAGAFREIGPAAIKLGQTLATRPDLVGEDAVRNLLTLQDSLPPEKYDRIYEEIDQSLNRPAAELFEHIDPDPVGAASIAQVHRARTSDGREVAVKVLRPGIREQFARDIETYEWAAAHLEAMGGEAARLRPQLVIANFKRWSLRELDLRREAASASELKEAMTAVEGYYIPAIDWDRSSGRVMTLEWVDGIKISDVAAIEAAGHDRAKIAERLVLTFLRQAISEGFFHADMHQGNLFVRPDGSIVAIDFGIMGRIDRQARLWLAEILYGLTTGNYRRVAEIHFEARYVPDYHNVDEFATALRAVGEPTRGKPVSELSVGQMLDSLFAITRDFDMQTQPHLLLLQKTMVMVEGVATSLNPAINMWDVAAPYVGDWIRGELGPEAAIADGLRDRFKTLALIPDLIKRLDDQLPRKGGAPPPPPLPEIELIWDRRRSDANGWRLALTALIAAAAGAAAMWALG
- a CDS encoding HesA/MoeB/ThiF family protein, translating into MTLSDDQLDRYARHIVLHDIGGAGQARLLGSHVLLVGAGGIGCPAIQYLAAAGVGTISVVDDDVVSLSNLQRQILYDDAQIGMAKVDAAQAAVARLNPDIKFHALNQRISADTSSDFLNGVDIVIDGSDTFGTRLIVNDLCLAARVPLVSAAIGRFHGQIGTFSGWEADAPCYRCFVGDAHDPDDCDDCATQGVLGAMCGLMGSFAAMEAIRLLTGFGDDAKGKLHIFDGLKPAMRTISLPKDTDCTSCGVG
- a CDS encoding bifunctional phosphopantothenoylcysteine decarboxylase/phosphopantothenate synthase, whose translation is MAQKRILLIVAGGIAAYKSLELVRLLKRQGLAVRAVMTKSANEFVTPLSMGVMTEDQVYGDMFDLKDEREIGHIQLSRQADLVVICPATANILAKMASGIADDLATTVLLATDKPVLAVPAMNVRMWNHPATQRNLAQLQKDGVTIMPPDEGAMACGEYGPGRLPEPPAIAEHICAMLRHDFDSTLTAGRAPTTKSASASLSAQPDFADISHRPLYGRHVLVTAGPTHEAIDPVRYIANRSSGKQGFAIAQAAAELGATVTLVAGPVQLETPPGVIRIDVESAREMLAAVENSLPADVAIMVAAVADWRAADVPDQKIKKDGQGVPPLALTENPDILATLGQHAQRPGLLIGFAAETEKVVEHAQAKLGKKGCDWIVANDVSGDVMGGANNAVHIVTRDGVESWGDAPKDAIARKLMEKIAHALGQG
- a CDS encoding class I SAM-dependent methyltransferase, which encodes MDETVSFGYEQVTREEKTRRVRGVFSSVASKYDIMNDAMSGGMHRLWKDQFVRRVKPRPGEDILDMAGGTGDIAFRLEAAGANVTVSDINPDMLSVGMERAVERGIDTLVWSEQNAETLTFPDRHFDAYTIAFGIRNVTDIPAALREAHRVLRFGGRFFCLEFSTVEWPGLSKVYDVYSHHLLPKMGKMIAGDEESYRYLAESIRKFPDMPTFQRMIGEAGFVQTKVEPILGGLVAIHSGWKV